In Zingiber officinale cultivar Zhangliang chromosome 1A, Zo_v1.1, whole genome shotgun sequence, a genomic segment contains:
- the LOC122024778 gene encoding uncharacterized protein LOC122024778, giving the protein MASRMMRWRPWPPLLSRKFQVKLVVRRVEGVSAEDDAPAAGKKVSLVVRWKGPKLALSSLRRTEKKDRTREVQVGDGGVVEWNEEFETVCTWTAHRENALHPWEVLFTVFNGSRQGPKTKESLLGVASLNISEFTSAEQGIELYLPLLLPGATESNLSLHLALSMLELRSSQDSSDAQNWLVGASSPRSGDGIPPEKEKSALKAGLRKVKNLTEIVSTRKSKKTCSDDIGSEGKYSARSDDVDYSYPFDTDSSDDLDEDVEDNKVDTNARNSFSYGTLVSVNNAGYEMKMYGENEDWVYHNHRRSDVGCSHAEDKLLSIPELSMSKRSFLPWKKRKLSFRSPKFKGEPLLKKAYEEGGDDIDYDRRVLSSSDESISARRQNVDDGSAMNRSSVSIFGDDCFVIGSWESKDLISRDGHMKLTTHVFFASIDQRSERASGESACTALVAFIADWFHENQNMMPIRSQFDGLIREGSLEWRNLCENHVYQEFFPDKHFDLETVLQAKIRPLSVVPTKSFIGFFHPEGADNNIGFDFLSEAMSFDSIWDEISRTGSDCSNDAGPQLYIVSWNDHFFVLKVERDAYYIIDTLGERLFEGCQQAYILKFDDTTCINLVSNETENATSEVENEDQEKRNTAMEGDLVCRGKESCKEYLKTFLAAIPIRELQTDIKKGRTSSTPLHQRLQIEFHFTMSASDHSLDYASTTPEVLPDLSWPVKPAGAFTPAPVCVA; this is encoded by the exons ATGGCGTCCAGGATGATGCGGTGGCGGCCATGGCCGCCGCTGTTGTCGAGGAAGTTTCAGGTGAAGCTGGTGGTGAGGAGGGTCGAAGGGGTCAGCGCTGAGGATGATGCGCCGGCAGCGGGGAAGAAGGTGTCTTTGGTGGTGAGGTGGAAGGGGCCGAAGTTGGCGCTGAGCTCGCTGCGGAGGACGGAGAAGAAGGACCGGACGAGAGAGGTGCAGGTCGGCGATGGCGGTGTGGTGGAGTGGAATGAGGAATTTGAGACCGTCTGTACCTGGACTGCGCACAGGGAGAACGCTTTGCATCCATGGGAGGTCTTATTTACTGTGTTCAAT GGTTCAAGACAAGGCCCCAAGACCAAGGAATCTTTGCTTGGTGTTGCTTCACTCAACATATCAGAATTCACATCTGCTGAACAGGGGATTGAGCTCTATCTTCCATTGTTACTTCCTGGTGCCACCGAGTCTAATTTGTCGCTTCAT TTGGCACTCAGTATGTTGGAATTGAGATCTTCACAAGATTCTTCTGATGCCCAGAATTGGCTGGTTGGTGCATCCTCACCTCGGTCAGGAGATGGTATCCCTCCTGAGAaagaaaaatctgcacttaaagcCGGATTGAGAAAGGTGAAAAATTTGACAGAAATTGTATCGACTCGGAAGTCTAAAAAGACTTGCTCAGATGACATTGGTAGTGAGGGGAAATACTCGGCTAGGAGTGACGATGTAGATTACAGCTATCCATTTGACACAGATTCTTCTGATGACCTTGATGAGGATGTTGAAGACAACAAAGTGGATACTAATGCCAGGAATTCATTCAGTTATGGCACATTAGTATCTGTTAATAATGCTGGGTATGAGATGAAGATGTATGGAGAAAATGAGGATTGGGTCTACCACAATCATCGAAGATCAGATGTAGGTTGTTCTCATGCAGAGGATAAACTGTTATCCATTCCTGAACTTTCAATGTCAAAGAGGAGTTTTCTTCCTTGGAAAAAGAGGAAGTTGAGTTTCAGGTCTCCTAAATTCAAAGGCGAACCACTGCTCAAGAAAGCATATGAAGAGGGAGGGGATGACATTGACTATGATCGTCGGGTGCTGAGTTCGTCGGATGAATCAATCTCTGCCAGA AGGCAAAATGTGGATGATGGAAGTGCTATGAACCGATCATCAGTATCCATCTTTGGTGATGACTGCTTTGTGATAGGCAGCTGGGAATCAAAGGACCTAATTAGTCGAGATGGGCACATGAAGCTTACCACTCATGTGTTTTTCGCATCCATCGATCAGAGGAGTGAGCGAGCCTCAGGCGAGAGCGCATGCACAGCCCTTGTTGCTTTCATTGCTGACTGGTTTCATGAGAACCAGAACATGATGCCCATTAGGTCTCAGTTTGATGGCCTCATCCGAGAGGGCTCTCTTGAATGGAGGAACCTTTGTGAAAACCATGTTTATCAAGAGTTTTTTCCTGACAAGCACTTTGACCTAGAGACAGTTCTTCAAGCTAAGATTCGGCCACTATCTGTTGTTCCTACAAAATCTTTCATTGGATTCTTTCATCCTGAAGGCGCTGATAACAACATTGGCTTTGACTTTTTAAGTGAAGCTATGTCCTTTGACAGCATCTGGGATGAGATCAGCCGAACGGGATCTGACTGCTCAAATGACGCAGGACCTCAGCTATATATTGTAAGCTGGAATGATCATTTCTTCGTCCTGAAGGTTGAACGCGATGCTTATTATATAATCGACACTCTTGGTGAGCGTCTCTTTGAGGGTTGTCAACAGGCTTACATCCTCAAGTTCGACGATACCACATGCATCAATTTGGTTTCTAATGAGACTGAAAATGCCACCAGTGAGGTCGAGAACGAGGACCAGGAAAAGAGAAATACTGCAATGGAAGGGGATCTTGTGTGTCGGGGAAAGGAATCATGCAAGGAGTACCTTAAGACCTTCCTGGCTGCAATTCCAATTCGGGAACTGCAAACTGATATCAAGAAAGGACGGACATCGTCCACTCCATTGCATCAACGCCTCCAGATTGAATTCCACTTCACTATGTCAGCCAGCGACCACAGCTTGGATTATGCATCGACAACGCCAGAGGTTCTCCCTGATCTATCTTGGCCAGTTAAACCAGCCGGAGCATTTACACCTGCACCTGTTTGTGTTGCATAG